From the genome of Lysinibacter sp. HNR:
GCCGGCGTCCCTCAAGAGACTCACGAAGCTGGGGAATAATGCGGTAGACGTCCCCACACCCCATGGTGATGACGTAGTCGCCAGGCTGTGAAATTTGGGCCACGTAATCGGCGGCAGCCTGCCACTCGTCAATATAGGCAACCTTTGTAGGATCCTTAAATTTTTCCGAGACCAATTCTCCCGTCACGCCGGGCTCCGGATCCTCGCGGGCACCGCAGACCGCAAGAACCACCGTGTGATCAGCATGAGATTCAAGCACCTCGGCAAACTCGCGAGAGAAAAGCCGTGTACGGCTATAGAGGTGCGGTTGATGAACCGCAATGACCCGCCCACCACCGACCACCGTACGGGCAGAGGTGAGAAGGGCTTCCACCTCGGTTGGGTGGTGAGCGTAATCATCGTATACTCGCACCCCACCGATCTCTGCGTGCAGCTCAAAGCGACGCTTAGTCCCACCAAACTCGGCTACCGCAGCAAGAGAGGCCTGTGGGTCGTTACCCAATCCGATCAGAACAGCAGCCGCACCGGCAGCGTTAATCGCGTTGTGATGACCCGGAACGCTCAGCTGTGCAGAGAAATCTTCGCCCCTGTAACGAATGCTAAAGGAAACCGGTCCCTGGGTAACGATCGAGTGCACACGAACATCAGCGGATTCCGATTCTCCAAAGGTGAGAACCTTCTGCTGATCATCCAGCTGTCCCAAAACCTCTTGAGCACCGGCATCATCGGCAGAAATGACCACGAGTTCGGAAGCATTACGCACAAAGGTAACAAAAGCCTCCATAAAC
Proteins encoded in this window:
- the murC gene encoding UDP-N-acetylmuramate--L-alanine ligase yields the protein MIYPDLSLELPVQVGIVHFIGVGGSGMSGIAHLFVNAGYVVTGSDATENANTIALRERGVRVDIGHDARNLGNADTVVVTGALWPDNPEYVRAQKKGLPVLHRSQALSWLIGDQRLVAVAGAHGKTTSTGMIATGLLGLDQDPSFVNGGVIEALGVSSADGQDPLFVVEADESDGSFLIYNTAIALITNVDPEHLDYYGSREKFMEAFVTFVRNASELVVISADDAGAQEVLGQLDDQQKVLTFGESESADVRVHSIVTQGPVSFSIRYRGEDFSAQLSVPGHHNAINAAGAAAVLIGLGNDPQASLAAVAEFGGTKRRFELHAEIGGVRVYDDYAHHPTEVEALLTSARTVVGGGRVIAVHQPHLYSRTRLFSREFAEVLESHADHTVVLAVCGAREDPEPGVTGELVSEKFKDPTKVAYIDEWQAAADYVAQISQPGDYVITMGCGDVYRIIPQLRESLEGRRP